The genomic stretch TCAGCGCGTCGCACTGCGCCACGGCCTTGGCCAGGCGTTCGGTCTGCTTGGCTTTCTCTTCGTCGGTGAGTTCGCGCGCATAGCCGCCCGTGCCCGCTGCGGCCACGCCGGTGTCGACGAACTTGGCGCCGAGCGATTCGATCTGCTCACGAGTTTCGGGGCGCACGTCGTAGGCTTCGACCATGGCTCCGATCCGGCGCGCGGTGGCAATCGCCTGCAGCCCGGCCACGCCGGCACCGATCACCAGCACCTTGGCCGGGCGGATGGTGCCCGCGGCGTAGGTGAGCATGGGGAAGAACTTGGGCGAGTGGTCCGCGGCAATCAGCGCGCACTCGTAGCCGGCCACTGCGGCCTGGCTGGAGAGCGCGTCCATGCTCTGCGAGCGCGAGATGCGCGGCAGCAGTTCGAGCGCAAAGGCGGTGATCTGCTTCTCCTGCAGCAGCTTCACCCGCTCGGCGTCCGCCCACGGCTGCAGCATGCCCAGCAGCACGCTGCCCGGCTTCATCACCGCGATCGACTCCGGCGTCGGCGGTTGCACGCACAGCACCACCTCGGCTTCGCCGAACACCGACTGCGCGTCATCGACCACGCTGATCTCGGCAAAGGCATCGTCTCGATAATGCGCCGGCACACCTGCGCCGGTCTGCATCATCACATGGGCACCGAGGCCCTGATATTTCTTGACCACATCCGGCACGACCGACAAGCGTCGTTCTCCATCAATGGTCTCCGCTGGCACTCCGATCAACAGAGGCATGGGCGACTCCTCCCTTAGGGATTAAAAAGGCTTAAGGCACGTCGGGCCTTTGAATTATTGTAGTTTCTCCCTGCCTCACACCATTACGGTGTCTGGCCGACGCTTGTCAGATATTACCGCGTCTCACGTTGGCTGCAACTCTGCCGGCATGAAACCGGACGGGAATTGGGCGAGACCGGAAGAAAAATGGAGAAATCGGACGCCGAATGGCGGCCCGAAGGCGCGAAGCCGGCACCCCGCTCGGGCGCTCGCAACGCGCGGACGTCTCAGCTGCTCGCTACGGCCGCCACTGCCGGCACTTCGACAAAATTGATGATGGCCAGGGAGATATTGTCTCCATAGCCCTCGGCGCGAACCCTCGCCTCGTCGATGAGAAACTGCGCAGCCTCACGCGCCTTGCGTGAATGGAGCGCGTCAGCGAGTTCCTGATCGGAGAAATAGGCCCAAAGACCGTCGGAGCAGATCAGGAAGCTGTCGCCGCCAGCAAGCGATACAGTGCAGCCATGACTGATCTGCGGCAAGCGGTCGCTGCCAAGGCATGACAGCAGTACGTTGCGCTGCGGGTGATTGAGCGCTGCAGCCTCATCCAGCCTGCCCTTGCGCTGCAGTTCGCCAACCAGCGAATGATCGCTGCTTCGAGCCAGCGGCTTTCCATCGCGAAAATGATAGAGCCTCGAGTCGCCGCAATGCGCCCAGTAAGCCTGCCCGTCGAAAAGCATGAAGACGACAACCGTGCTGTGCGGATCCTGCTCGCTGGTAAAGCGGGTCAAGCGGATGACCGTATGCGCTTCATTGATCACGCCGTCCAGCAGATGCTCGGGGGTTTCGTGCCTGGGCGCGAAGGCCTCGAAGTTCTGCCTCGCCTTGAGCATCACCTGCTCTGCCGCCATGGCGCCGCCACTATGACCGCCCATGCCATCGGCGAGCACGGCCATCATCGTGCCGCGGCGCGTCGGGTGCGCAAACAGCGCAACGCGATCCTGCTGCTCCTTGCGGTCGCCGATATGACGCGCTACACAGGTTTCGACGGAAATGGGCATGACAAGGCTGGCTACAACGAAGGTCGCAATGATAGCAATGACTGCCCACGCTGGGGCGTCATTGCCAGGCTGAAGCCACGCTTACTGCAAACACCGTGACGAAAATCACGGCCTCAGTTGTGTTTTATGCGCTTGTCACAGCAAAAGATCAAGCCGGAAATCCGTTCAGCCGTGAATCGACAAGCTCGATCCAGTGCCGCACCGGGGTCTGCGTTCCGGCCTGCAAATGTGTGATGCAGCCGATGTTTGCCGACGCAATCGTGCCCGCCCCGCCTTCGCACAGGGCCGCCAGCTTGTTATCACGCAGCGTGTGCGAGAGCTCGGGTTGCAGGAGTGAGTAGGTGCCGGCCGAACCGCAGCAAAGATGGGCGTCGCGCACCGGCGTCAGATCATAGCCCGCAGCGTCCAGCAGTCGTTCAACGCCGCCACGCAACTTGAGGCCGTGCTGCAGCGAACAGGGCGCATGCCATGCCAGCGACGTGCGCCTGTTGCCCTTGGCGGCGAGCAGACGCGCCAGATCATCGATCTCGGCAACGACGACCTCGCTGATATCGCGCGTCAACTCACTCACCTTTCGTGCCTTTTCGGCATATGCAGGATCGTTGCGCAGAATGTGCCCGTAATCCTTGACCTGGGAGCCGCATCCAGACGCTGTCATGACGATGGCTTCGATATCGCCGGCCTCAATCACCGGCCACCATGCGTCGATATTGCGCTTCATGTCCGCCTTGCCACCTTCGTGATCGTTGAGGTGGTGGCGCACCGCGCCGCAGCAACCTGCGCCCGGCGCCTCCTTCAGCGAAATGCCGAGCGTATCCAGCACCCGCGCCGCCGCCGCGTTGATCGAAGGGGCCATCGAGGGCTGCACGCAACCGGCCAGGGTCAGCATGCGCCGGCCATGACGTGCGCGCGGCCAAGGGCCTGCTGGTCGCGCGAGCGGAACCTTGTCCTTGAGTGTCTCCGGCAATATCCCACGCACCATCCGCCCGGCCTTCATCGCCGCGCCGAACAAACCTGCTCGCGGCACGAACTCGCGCAAGGCCCAGCGTACAGCACGATCGGCACCACGACGTGGCACCTTGGCCTCGACCACATGACGGCCGATATCGACCAGGCGTCCGTACTGCACCCCCGACGGACAGGTCGACTCGCAAGACCGGCACGTCAGGCAGCGATCGAGATGCTGGCGGGTCTTCTCGGTCGGTTCGTGACCTTCCAGCACCTGTTTGATCAGGTAAATGCGACCACGCGGGCCGTCGAGCTCATCGCCGAGCAACTGGTAAGTCGGGCAGGTGGCGGTACAGAAACCACAATGCACGCAGTTGCGCAGGATTTCGTCGGCCTCGCGTCCATCGGGCGTATCGCGAATAAAGTCGGCAAGCTGGGTCTGCATGCTCAGA from Parazoarcus communis encodes the following:
- a CDS encoding NAD(P) transhydrogenase subunit alpha codes for the protein MPLLIGVPAETIDGERRLSVVPDVVKKYQGLGAHVMMQTGAGVPAHYRDDAFAEISVVDDAQSVFGEAEVVLCVQPPTPESIAVMKPGSVLLGMLQPWADAERVKLLQEKQITAFALELLPRISRSQSMDALSSQAAVAGYECALIAADHSPKFFPMLTYAAGTIRPAKVLVIGAGVAGLQAIATARRIGAMVEAYDVRPETREQIESLGAKFVDTGVAAAGTGGYARELTDEEKAKQTERLAKAVAQCDALITTAAIPGRKAPRIISADMIAKMKAGAVVVDMAAESGGNVEGTVAGEKVWINDVLVIGPTHITSRMPVHASEMYAKNLFNFISPFIKDGALALDWEDEVMAGCCLTHAGEVRHAGVKQILGL
- a CDS encoding PP2C family protein-serine/threonine phosphatase, with translation MPISVETCVARHIGDRKEQQDRVALFAHPTRRGTMMAVLADGMGGHSGGAMAAEQVMLKARQNFEAFAPRHETPEHLLDGVINEAHTVIRLTRFTSEQDPHSTVVVFMLFDGQAYWAHCGDSRLYHFRDGKPLARSSDHSLVGELQRKGRLDEAAALNHPQRNVLLSCLGSDRLPQISHGCTVSLAGGDSFLICSDGLWAYFSDQELADALHSRKAREAAQFLIDEARVRAEGYGDNISLAIINFVEVPAVAAVASS
- the glcF gene encoding glycolate oxidase subunit GlcF produces the protein MQTQLADFIRDTPDGREADEILRNCVHCGFCTATCPTYQLLGDELDGPRGRIYLIKQVLEGHEPTEKTRQHLDRCLTCRSCESTCPSGVQYGRLVDIGRHVVEAKVPRRGADRAVRWALREFVPRAGLFGAAMKAGRMVRGILPETLKDKVPLARPAGPWPRARHGRRMLTLAGCVQPSMAPSINAAAARVLDTLGISLKEAPGAGCCGAVRHHLNDHEGGKADMKRNIDAWWPVIEAGDIEAIVMTASGCGSQVKDYGHILRNDPAYAEKARKVSELTRDISEVVVAEIDDLARLLAAKGNRRTSLAWHAPCSLQHGLKLRGGVERLLDAAGYDLTPVRDAHLCCGSAGTYSLLQPELSHTLRDNKLAALCEGGAGTIASANIGCITHLQAGTQTPVRHWIELVDSRLNGFPA